In Anaerolineae bacterium, the following are encoded in one genomic region:
- a CDS encoding ABC transporter permease, translating to MNLIIILHAGIATGTILLFAGIGEIFAERSGVLNLGVEGMMLLGAMAGFSTSLATGNPWLGLMVATIAGGLLSLAHALVTIHFQADQVVSGLSLTFLGTGLALVLGEGLTGQNPPLIPSFDLPGLLAIPFIGPVFFENHSLLVYIGYIFAPLAWYYIYKTRPGMHLRAVGEKPEAADTMGINVYGLRYFYVFVGGCLAGLAGVTISLSVSPGWYSSQTTSGQGWIAIALVIFAQWDPLRAALGAYLFGALRRGILDLQGPATLFGFTNPLYINSNWGFFLQMTPYLLTIIALVLGSRAAARKRLGAPAALGLPYIRGERGL from the coding sequence ATGAACCTGATCATTATTTTACATGCCGGCATAGCTACAGGCACTATCTTGCTTTTTGCAGGCATTGGCGAAATTTTTGCCGAGCGGTCCGGCGTGCTTAACTTGGGCGTTGAAGGCATGATGTTATTGGGCGCAATGGCAGGTTTCAGCACTTCCCTGGCTACAGGTAATCCCTGGTTGGGCTTGATGGTAGCCACTATTGCCGGCGGCCTATTGAGCTTAGCCCATGCGCTGGTGACTATTCACTTTCAAGCAGATCAGGTGGTGAGCGGCCTGTCGCTTACTTTTTTGGGCACAGGTTTGGCCCTGGTGCTGGGCGAAGGGTTGACCGGCCAGAATCCTCCCCTGATACCTTCATTTGACCTTCCTGGTCTGCTTGCCATTCCCTTTATTGGGCCTGTGTTTTTTGAAAACCATAGCCTGCTGGTTTACATAGGTTATATTTTTGCCCCCCTGGCCTGGTATTACATCTACAAAACTAGGCCCGGCATGCATTTGCGGGCCGTGGGTGAAAAACCGGAAGCGGCCGATACAATGGGTATAAACGTTTACGGACTGCGTTATTTTTACGTGTTTGTGGGGGGGTGTTTGGCGGGTTTGGCCGGGGTTACCATCAGCCTGTCTGTCTCGCCGGGCTGGTACAGCTCTCAAACTACTTCTGGGCAGGGCTGGATTGCTATTGCCTTGGTTATATTTGCTCAGTGGGACCCGCTTCGGGCGGCTTTGGGAGCTTATCTCTTTGGCGCACTGCGCCGGGGCATTCTAGATTTGCAAGGACCCGCCACCCTGTTTGGTTTTACCAATCCCCTCTACATCAATTCTAACTGGGGCTTCTTCCTCCAGATGACGCCTTACCTTCTGACCATCATTGCCCTGGTTTTGGGTTCACGAGCTGCGGCCAGAAAACGCCTTGGCGCACCCGCAGCATTGGGTCTTCCTTACATTCGTGGCGAGCGGGGACTATAA
- a CDS encoding helix-turn-helix transcriptional regulator — translation MYQEKYFTVGKALESHQKELIRGLLDIVDAYYNLEANASLLHHLVYSLTEAFFVFLHNLGGNIPAQLGEELNQIKATPMFLAGINKTMREFCFSCLSGELLIAGLEATADFYNYLVQAYIQTNQGLLLMGAISRQERLRLKASLTEREVEVLRRLVEGHTNRQIAAAMGVTERTVVNYLKQARQKLGTQRRLETILAAAKLFNL, via the coding sequence TTGTACCAAGAGAAGTATTTTACGGTCGGTAAGGCCCTGGAATCTCATCAAAAAGAACTCATCCGGGGGTTATTGGATATTGTAGATGCTTATTATAACCTTGAGGCCAACGCGTCTCTATTGCACCACTTGGTTTATAGCTTAACAGAGGCTTTTTTTGTGTTTCTACACAATTTGGGAGGCAATATCCCGGCTCAACTGGGTGAGGAACTGAATCAAATCAAAGCCACACCTATGTTCCTGGCCGGTATCAACAAGACAATGCGAGAATTTTGTTTCTCTTGTTTATCAGGCGAATTGTTGATTGCCGGGCTGGAAGCAACCGCAGATTTTTATAATTATCTTGTTCAGGCCTACATTCAAACAAATCAGGGGCTTTTGTTGATGGGGGCCATCAGCCGGCAGGAGCGCCTGAGGCTAAAAGCATCGTTGACGGAACGAGAGGTTGAAGTACTGCGGCGTTTAGTGGAAGGCCATACAAATAGGCAGATTGCGGCAGCAATGGGGGTTACGGAGCGGACGGTTGTCAATTATCTGAAACAGGCCCGCCAAAAATTGGGGACACAACGTCGTTTGGAGACTATATTGGCAGCGGCCAAGCTGTTTAATCTCTAA